CGGAGTTCATCCAAAAAATTTCGCATCGACAGGCGTTCGCGGATGTTGCCCTGGTCGTAGAATTCGCCGCGCGGGTTGAGGGCATAGGCTCTTTTTGCGATCGCATCCGCCGCCAGAGGAATATCCGCCGTAACCACCAGGTCCCCTGGCTGGAGCTGCTGGGCAATGTAGTTGTCGGCCACATCCAGGCCCGATCGCACCTGCACCGCCTCAATGTAGTCAGATCCAGCCGACATTCCGCAGGTTGACAAAAGGAGTATTTGGGTCAGCGGAGGTAAGCTCAGGGTAAGGATTGGGATCGCGCCTTGAAGATAGAAAACCTGGATCACTTAGGGTTAGTGGCGGCGTTAGT
Above is a window of Nodosilinea sp. PGN35 DNA encoding:
- a CDS encoding DUF188 domain-containing protein; the protein is MIQVFYLQGAIPILTLSLPPLTQILLLSTCGMSAGSDYIEAVQVRSGLDVADNYIAQQLQPGDLVVTADIPLAADAIAKRAYALNPRGEFYDQGNIRERLSMRNFLDELRSGGVETGRPSPFNRRDTEAFANQLDRFLTRYGSKQS